The sequence TCGTCGCCTACGACCTGGCGCGCATGGCGTTGGCCGGGGTGCTCACGCGCGCCGGCCTGAGCGGTCAAGAGGTCGGCCAGGTGATCATGGGCACGGTCGTCCAGAACGTGGCCACCAGCAACGTGGCGCGCGACGCCGCGCTCGCGGCCGGCGTGCCCGACCGCGTGCCCGCCCACACCGTCACCGTGGCCTGCATCTCCGCCAACCGCGCCATCGCCGACGCCGCCCTCGCCATCCAGGCCGGTCACGCCGAGGTGGTCCTCGCGGGCGGCGTCGAGATGCTGGGCGACGTGCCCGTCGGCTTCGACCGCGAGCTGCGCCGCCGCTTCTTCGATAGCAGGCGCTACAAGGGGCTCAAGGACTGGCCCGCCTTCTTCAAGGGGCTCAAGCCGCGCGACCTGCTGCCCAAGGCGCCCGCCATCGCCGAGTTCTCGACCGGCGAGACCATGGGGACGAGCGCCGACCGCCTCGCCGCCCGCTTCGGCGTCACGCGCGAGGAGCAGGACGCGTACGCGCTCCGCTCGCACCAGGGGGCGGTGGCCAACCGCGAGCGCCTCGCCGAGGAGACCATCGCCGTGACCGTGCCGCCCAGCGGCAAGGTGGTGGCGCTCGACGACGGCGTGCGCCCCGACACGAGCCTGGAGCGCCTCGCCAAGCTGCCGCCGGCGTTCGTGAAGCCGTTCGGGACCGTCACGGCCGGCAACGCCAGCCCGCTCACGGACGGCGCCGCCGCCGTGGTGCTCATGAGCGAGGAGCGCGCCGTGGCGGAGGGGCGCACGGGCCTCGCCCGCATCGTCGACTTCACCTTCGTGGCGCAGGACCCGGGCGACGAGCTCCTGCTCGGACCCGCCTACGCGGCCCCGCGCCTACTGGCGCGCAACGGGCTGAGCTGGGAGGACCTCGACGTGGTCGAGATCCACGAGGCGTTCGCCGGGCAGGTCCTGGCCGTGCTGCGCGCCCTCTCGTCGGACGGGTTCGGGCGGCAGAGCCTGGGCCTCGCGGGGGCCTTCGCGCCCGCCATCGACATGGACAAGGTCAACCCGTGGGGCGGCTCCGTGTCGCTCGGCCACCCGTTCGGG is a genomic window of Trueperaceae bacterium containing:
- a CDS encoding thiolase family protein, which encodes MVAPSTSSSARAAPAAAERRGTGVVVASGARLPFSRAGTDYRALVAYDLARMALAGVLTRAGLSGQEVGQVIMGTVVQNVATSNVARDAALAAGVPDRVPAHTVTVACISANRAIADAALAIQAGHAEVVLAGGVEMLGDVPVGFDRELRRRFFDSRRYKGLKDWPAFFKGLKPRDLLPKAPAIAEFSTGETMGTSADRLAARFGVTREEQDAYALRSHQGAVANRERLAEETIAVTVPPSGKVVALDDGVRPDTSLERLAKLPPAFVKPFGTVTAGNASPLTDGAAAVVLMSEERAVAEGRTGLARIVDFTFVAQDPGDELLLGPAYAAPRLLARNGLSWEDLDVVEIHEAFAGQVLAVLRALSSDGFGRQSLGLAGAFAPAIDMDKVNPWGGSVSLGHPFGATGARLVTTATHRLHAEGGRYALVTACAAGGQGHAMLLERV